Within Limanda limanda chromosome 17, fLimLim1.1, whole genome shotgun sequence, the genomic segment gcactatctcatgtgtggagacatttcaccccatccaatgtagaaggaaaggctgtgtacatttgcaaatactgtgcaaagacctatgtaaagaatgacacaacgatgcagaagtgTATAgacaagtgcccaaagtttcctcagggctcaaatcagcctatgacacaacaaaatgtttatatttatgtctgtatatgacaaggtaaatacagttagtataaattacccacaacatttccagtttattcccgttaattcccgtatattcccgtttattcccgttaattcccatggaaagtttccaactttgaaaattcccggaatgcAACCCTAGTCCTACTACTGTGGGAGACGGTTCCCCTTCTACCTTTTTGAGAGCAAACGAGGCGGTCTGGCCACCTCGGACCTCCTTCACGGGCATTCTCTTGCGGTGGATTGATTTGACGGCGATAGTGATGAAACTGCCCAGGGGGTCCGGCCCCAGGAGCATGGTATCATTCAGGCGTATGAGTCCACGTAAAGTAGTTCCTGAGACTACGGTGCCCACTCCCTGAGATATTGAAGGAACAAAACTGATGGTTAAAGTGAGCATTTGGTAGATTTGTCAATAATTCCACACAGTGTATtaagtgttgtgtttgtgtttggtctGAGCACCGGCACGGAGTAGGTGTCGTCTATCTGGAACTCTGCCGGCTGATCGTCTCGGTAGGAAGTCCTGGAAGAGAGCAGGTTGAGAAACATCTTGAGCAGGTCCATGTTCTCTCCGCTCACATTGGAAATCTGAAAGATGGGACACATCctggaaagacaaacacaaacacacgttacAAATGGGCCTTTTCACTGTTATTGCTCTAAAAGTCCAGTTCAAGTAGATTATTACACTCGATTAAAGTTTGAAACCTCTCAGAGCTGAAGTTTGATGCTGTGACTATGACGTCATCCTTGTTCTGCACCAGGACCGGGATCTTCCTACAACCGGGAGACTTCAGTAAcctctggagcagcttcagtGTCTCTGTTAGAAGGAAAAACAAGAATTACACCACAAAGCCTGATACGGAGAGAACGAGACATTACAGTCAGGTTGTGTCAGAAAAAGCCACACTGTGTAGATGAAATATCAATTTTGACAGGTCACAGTAGGTGGACATGTTCTAGTATGAGAAGAATCATTGGTgtagactttatcgccacctgctggcctGACAGGACTGTTTCAgcatttgttttagtttttgtgttttcatttggacaGAGATAATTTGctaaataataatttcttttaaaacagAGGGGGAAAGATATGTTATAAATACCCATAGTGTCGACAATGAGAGGGGACTGACCTTGCAGGATGTTGGCTGGACACATGTCTATCTTGGTTACCACCACGAACACGGGCACATTCAGAGCCAGGGCCAGGCCCAGGTGCTCTTTGGTCATCCCTACGATACCTGCGTTACTGCCcacctggtggggggggggacagaggacTTAATTTCTATACTCTGCTTCTAAAGACACTGTTTATAGACACATTACGAATTAATAACAGGTACGATTCCGGCAAATTAAAATATTGCTTTTTAAGTCATGTAGTCAGCCCTTTTTTTATAAAGCACGATCATGATATTTAATTTCCTCATAAAAATTTCCAATTGCCCCCACAAACCAGATAGAACCCTTCCACCCCTGataacaacccccccccccctcgctcgcTCCTCCTTGCTGACCATGAGCATGCAGAAGTCAGGCAGGTGTCCAGTCATCCCAAACACAGTCGTCTTCAGGTATTTCTCGTGGCCGGCCAGGTCTATGAAGGTTATGACCTTGGAGGACTTCTCGCAGATCTTGGTCCAGTCCAGACTTCCTCCGTGACTGTCGGGTTTGTTCACCACCTAGGGACAGACGGAGAGGGGTTCAACACCCTGCAGTCGCACTGTCCATATGCTGCTTCACACAAAAGTCCATTCAACGTGTAGTCAAGCACCTCACTGTacagcacaaaaaaacaataacatcaacCAACTGCTTTAAATGTTTAACAATTACAATTCTTTTAGAATCAACCCAGCCAGTCGAGCTCTCTGGCCCTAACCTGTCCCTCCTGGTCGAAGCCCAGGATGTCGTTGCCCACACTGCTGGTCCGGCCACTCTCCATCTCGTGCTTGTGCCTGAAGAGCTTCTGGCGGGCGAAGCCCCGGCCGTTGTCCAGCTCTCCATGCGTCAGCACCCCGAGGAGAGTGCTCTTTCCAGCGTCCACGTTCCCCACCACTGCAACCCTGGGCGGCACAGGAGAACAAGAAcatcatttcaacatttcaatcATTTCAACAAGCAAAATATAACTGAGACATGTCTCATTAAAAAGATGTGTCATCAAAAAGGTAATTCAtcaaaaagagggaaaagagagaataaCACAACTGTACAATTGTCAACAACTTTagtttattcaaaataaatgagTATTTCTAATCTGTAAATCTAGAACGGAGGAAAGACTTCTCCTGTACAACTGGTAAATGAAAAGCAACTATGACCATAGCTGTGGTTAATAATGTGTGGAATCTGCTCAGCCCTCTGTGTTCTGCTCTCTGACCAACTCACCGGACCTCCAGGAAGTCCAGCTCGCCCACACGCCTGCGGATCAGATAGTCGTGCACCAAACCTGCCGCCTCGCTGCGCTCTCGCAGTGGGATGAGGTCGGCGTCCAGCTGCTCACACATCGAGTGCACTGTGGCCACCGAGGCCTCCATATCTTTCTCATCCAGACCCCAGTCACCACCGtctgacagagggatggaggagggaggggaacaGGTAAGAAGAGGTAAGAAGAGGTAAGAACATATTACAACACATTATGATTTGTTGTGAAATTCACAAAGACACTGATCAAACTAATATAAAtgtcattttcaaaataaggATGATGAACAATTTGCGTTTCTCACCTGAGCCCATCCCGACCACGTAGATGGTTTCTCCACATCCCTCCTCCATCCGGTCCCGGAGCTGGCGCACTAACGAGTCATACTGCTCTCCATTGGGGCTGACAAGAGCCTGCTGTTggttcacagaaagaaaagaaacaagaacaATGAACACTGCTGCTGTTATGACGAGATGGTTGATCTAAGGACTGATGCAAACATTAGAGGGGGTTCCATCAGATGTGGCTGCTCCCAACAGGGACTGGACTTCAGAGTCTGCTTCACTCAGGACATTTCCCCCGGCAGTGGAAGCTTTGAAAGCTGTTCTCCACAGGCAAACACAGCTGTCTCTTTTCCCACTACACACCTCAAGgttacatgtaaacacacaagtgtTATCAATGCTTTAACAGACGGAAAAAGCTATAGATTCCAACCATTACCGAAGTTAAACGGTATCAGGGTGTTCACTAATCATTTCTCTCACTACTTGATTCAACTGTGAAAGTTTTTCGTATTGTTTTTTCCAAAAACCAAAAagaagtgttttatttaaaaaaaaaaaaaagtgaaaccaCTGGATCAAGTCTGCAATTATACCCCAAAAAATCACATGAGCAGAGTGTAGTGGGACTTTTTGTCTCTCTATTAAGATCAACAGCACAGGGTTGTCCCCTAAAAATCTGGTTGCAATTCAGATATAACCTTTAAAAGTGATATGTACAATAATAACAATGCTAAATAATTACACTAAAAGGCCCGAAGTGTGGTGTCACATGAATAATCTCAATATACGCCCATCAATCAAAGTTATTCTAATTCTTCTGACTTTTAATTGCGGTTGGCAAACAACTTATCGGCTTATTACCGCCACCGTCTGTGAGTCAGAATGGATATTTCCCTAAATTATGTTATAGAGTCCTGTGTGTTTTAGAAACCTGAATATCGACCCATATCCTGAGTCCCTCTGTAATATTTCTCTTAGACTTAATTCTAAACTGTTTCTTTGGAGTGAGTTTTTAAGGGTCTGAGGGTTTTGTGGACAGACTAAAAACATCTGCTCCACTGTCCCACCTGCCTTTCCAGGATCTCCAGGGGGCTGTTTACACCTGTACGACCAAACCACTTGATaccatcacctcctcccagtGGCTCTCTGATGGTTGTTCTCGTTTCACCTACTTTCTTCTGAACACTGAAACTTATTGGTTTTATTGATGTTCAAGTTGGAGTCAGGCGGACGCAGAGTGATGACAGGAGCCAAAGGTGAACGAGGAGCGGCCTCCCTGACGCAGCAGCTGTTTACACGTAGCAACGCTGTCATGTCAAcacgtaaacaaacacacacacgtatgtaaACACCAGCTGGAGAAGTGTGTTGTCTTGTGTTTCATCAGCCAGCGGGTTCGATCGTGTTGTGGTCGCGTTCCCTCGGACACAGAATGAGAAGCTACATGTACCTGCTGTGTTAGCATCAGGTTGTTCCCTGAGTGATGGGTAACCCCAACCCTCCGGctaggctaacgttagctgcgGTGTTGTTATGCtagtacaacaacaacacaactcgcCCACAAACCCAGtggtgtgtgcagtgtgttACTAAGGAGCAGCTGACCAGTGTTTGCTTattacacagtgtttgtttcattcattcgTTAGCAGCAGGTAGcagctagctaacgttagccccACGGTCCAGGGGCCTAGCTTACCTTGTTGGTGAAGTCCACCCCTCGGCCCTCGGGCATCCCGTTGATCAGGTCCTCGTCCTCGAAGCTCTCGTCCCCGGCGTCGTCCCCGCAGCCTCCCCGGTCCGGAGCGAAGATGCTCGCCGGGGCCAGGGCGTCCTCCAGCGGGTTGTAGACCGGTCTCGCACCGGGCACCTGCGCCGCAGCTAGGGAGGCCATGTCTGTGCCAGTGTTGACGTTTCTCACAATATCACAATCCGCCtcattcataataataaataaggCTTGTGTGTACACGCCCACGTCCTGGCTGTCCCCCAATGGCGTCTCAGTGTCTATGAATATTAAAGctgtggaccaatcacagcgaGGGGGCGGTGCATATGATTACAGGCTGACCAGGTGTAATCGCAGTGAAACTTCAGTTGATGCAACTTTCCTGAAACCAATGTAATGAACTTatgtaataatacaataataacaataacacattCCTTTGATCTAATCACCTTGTTTTCAGTTTCAGCTCCTGTCAAAATCAACACTTTGGATTTTACTGTGAAATATGATGTAACTTCATTTAAAAGAATCAACGATAAGACAAATATAGGGATTCTCAAATTGCACTTTGAACAAATTTAAGATTAAATCCGAACATGATGAAGGAATTCAACAAAAACGATGGTGCACAGTGTAACTTCATAGCACATTTACTGTTATTTAAGTTTCAGCTACTCTCAAAGTCGATTCATTCAACAGTTGGTGCCGGtcctttaaaaacattttaacattttattgtgaaatatgatGCAATCAGCGTTGAATCGGAGTTGACGatcaaaaacaacttaaattaACAGAATCAACGATAAGACAAATATAGGGATTCTCGAATTGCACTTTGAACAAACTTAAGTTTAAAAGCCGAACATGATGAAAGAATTCAACAAAAACGATGCTGCACTGTGTAACTTCAGTTGATGCAACTTTCATGAAAAAGATGTAATGATCTTATGTAGtaataaaatagtaataaaataCTAACGTCATAGCACTTTCCTGTTATCTTAAGTTTCAGCTAGTCGCAAAGTCGATTCATTCAACAGTTGGTACCAGtccttttaaaacattttaacattttattgtgaaatatgatGCAATCAGCGTTGAATCGGAGTTGACGatcaaaaacaacttaaattaACAGAATCAACGATCAGGCAAATATAGTGACACTGGAATTACACTTTGCTCATTGTAATTTCATCACCCTTCACCAGTGGTATATTGTTCAACAGAGTGGCCGATGTTGTGTTGGGAAACAATCCAGCAAGTCCCCTCCTTGCTCTGCTTAACACAACCCCGACCAGATACAATGCCCTTTACTGATTGATTTGTCCATTATTTAACCAGGAAGCTCTCATTGAGGTACACTATCTCTTTTACAGGGAGTCCTGGTCAAgatgttaaaatataaatacaaccaggtacaaataacacacaaaaaacatacTTAAACATATAATGACGATGAGACAGTGAAGGTGTGAAGCTAATGTGTTATAACAGCTGACTCTTACTGCAAAGGCCttgatttatttgagttctCCAAGACCTCCATGACGTCTCTGTGGTATTCAGCTCAGCTCCTCAAAATGTCTTCACATTTCTACATCATCTCTCCCAGGCtgataatgtaaaaatgtgtggAAATATTCACAAAGGTTTATTGATGGGCTATTTATTGATATGCAGGGTCTATAGACTAGTTCTTAGGTCAAGAAGAGATGTGACTCGTCTCCATGCCTCATCGAACGTCTGATGCAAGAACTGCATTTCCCAGTAGAGACCGAAGCGTATTATCTTCCCAGATACGTCAAGTGGAGAGATAAACCTTCAGATTAAATCATATGACGCGGGAGgcacttctctgtgtgttgaggAGCAGGTCAACATAAAACCAGCTGTGGCCTGGATAGTGTCCATTCTTTGGATCGGTGACACACGCCAAGTGTTGGAGATAAAAAAGAGAGACACTGAAAATCTGcctgtgtctgtgactgtgtgcctgtgtgtcagTGAACCCAGAAGCAGATGGGATGTTAGTTATCAGGAGATCTTTAGTTAATCAGCAGAGACGCTATGGAACCTCTGAAGTTATTTTACGTCTAATAATCATAGAGGCTTTGAATATTGTATTGTAGCTGAGATTTTGTAAGCTAATGGTtagcacacacacccacacacacacacacacacacacagcagcagcattgatTATGTGATTATGTAGCAACCAGTCAGAGCAGCACGTGTCAGTTGTGAGTCAGCAGATGAAAGTGTCATCTATTTCCAGCTGTGAGTCAGGGATTCCATCCAAATCGAGTTATTGATTCAGTTTCAtatcctctccctctgtctgcttcGTCCCCTCAGTAACGTTTTCTCAGTCTGCAGTCCCACTCTGCCATCTGATCCCACAGTGAGTTACAGCCCATGTCCACTAACCGGGCATTAAGGCTCCTGGCAGTGTGCTAAATATTTACACGTCTCCCTGGCAACGAATTCATTTCTATTTCTGTCCGCCCCTCTGGCCTCGGTTCCTACTCGCAGTCGGACTCAACAACCCTAAAACTTCCAATGTAGCAGCCTCACGTCAACAAGTGATCCATCACCAGTTACCCTCTCTTCACCAACGTCTGCGATCACTTGTTAAGCAGTAAATTAGTTATTTACAGGGGATAACTTCACCCTGAATCCATTTGTCGACATTCACTAATGGCCAGACTCTATTGACTGTCTAATATGTCACTCCGGTCGAAGGAGCCTCCCACTCTGTAtatattctccactcaagctgCAGAGGGGCAAGGCCTTCCCTCACTGCAGCACTGCCGTTTCTTCTCGAACAAGCTCCTGGACCACTTTTGCAGCAAAAATGAAAGTAAGTATCATTCACACAGAACGGTGCTCTTGcatgtctcttcctctctgtatTGTACGACTCAACCGGTCAATCAGGGTCAGggcacattttaaaaatggaCCTGACAGCTGCTTGACATTTGTCAGCTCGGTCTGAGCCCTGCTGATGCAGCCGGACCAGCTGGACTGTGCTTTAACAGAAGCGTCTCATTGTATCTTAACTTTTAGTGAGATTTACAGAGTCCTGGCCTTGAGGATTTGGTTTCATTACCTTTTATGGTCAAACTATTCACTGCACATTAGTCACCTTTCAACTGAGGTATCAACTTCTGCAAATGCATGAGAAagtcagctgctggtgttgagATATTCTTCCTCTGATAACctaaacacactgaaaaaaaaatggaaaatctcTGTTGCACTTGCAAGGAAATGTGTCTTTGGCTACAAAGCAGAGCACATGGTGTTAGAAGAGGCGCATGACAAAGAAAGTTCATTCATTCAGACATACATCAAACTGAAGTGGGTTCCACGACCAACAGAGCTAAAATACATTGTTAACTTTTGTCCATTTGATTATTCCAGTCATGCCTTTCCTCAGTCTCAGTATCTAGAGCAACGCATTGTGGTTTTGCCCTTGGATTACAACCAAAGCTCTGTATCATTCAGGGTTGATGCTGGGCTACAGATCATGTGTTTGGAAACAGCGAGGGTCCGGAGGCTTAAATCACATTATAGCGTTTAATAGAATAAAGTCATCATTCAGAGGTTAAAATAGATGCTACcacattgtgtttctgtgagtttACCCCCTTGGAGGCAAAGAAATCAGGAGTGGCAAATAGTTGAGGTGGTTTTTCATGACACGGGCCACTGTCAGCAAATGCCTCTCAATTAAcacaatttctttttttcaaaacttgGATTGTTTATTGTTTCTTGGTAGCAgcgttttttttctgtctttgccAACAAGCAGTTCCCCTTAGACGGCAGAATCAGGCAGAAATGCAGAGTGACAGCTGACTCCAAGCTGCAGCCCAGCCCCACTCGCAGCACATAGCTCCCACCCTGGTGCCATGTGTCATACATTGCTTTACAACTGGACCCGAGCATGGAAAGAATGTCGAACCCATGTCATCCAATCCTCTTCCCTCTCAATTCATTTTCTTTAGTTTAACTCCACATTTAGCTTCTCGATTTCTGCCagaaccaacaaaccaacactaTTTCTGGATAAGGGCTTTTTAATAAAGGAGTCCGATGAGTCATTTTCACTGGGGAACTATGTGATTTCACTTCTCTCAACTCCTTGAACTCTATCAACTGAAGGAATTCCTTTCCAACTTTCATCTCCTGTTTACTCTATCTAGCATAAGCAACAGCTGCAGCGCATAAAACCCACATTCAAGTTCTCTCTCCTGTTGCCTGAAGGGATGTGATGAGGATCGACCTCTGAGGAAATGctgtcaagtaaaaaaaaaaatcacatttcacaAAAGTTTCAGGTTTTTTTGCAATTACAGGATGTTTCAGAATCGCTTCCATGACAACAGTCATGGAACTTGGTGACAGATCACTGTTCCCCCTTTGCGAAACTGCTAAACAGGGGCGATCTGTGTTTCACAACCAAATAATAGATTGCCTACTACTAATTTCCTAACCACAGCACAGCTCAGTATTCTCCTGCCACATGTACAGTAGCATCTAAGGATTCCTGCTGTTCTCAGCCTTTTTTTTTCGTTTTCCAAAGTAATCTCTGCCAAAATGTGGTGTAATGGAAAAGAGGGAATGGAAAGAGGTTGAATCTGTGAGCAGCCCCATCGGTGGGAGTATAATTGAAAACATGTGTTTCTAAGGATGGAGTTAGGATTGGAGAACTGGCTCaggctcctgctgctgttgaaggtttttttttttctgcctgtaGTTGCAGTAATAATTGGCCCTAGTAAAAATCCAGTCGTATTACCTCACAATATCGGTACTGTATCAATAACCCTGGCTTCTTTGTGTTCACAGGACATGTTGGTAAAGAACATGTCCTTCAAGGTCGGACAGACCCTGACCCTTGTTGGAGTTGCCAAACCTGATGCGACAAAGTAAGTGTTTACGTGAAGAAGtatctaaaaataaatgaatcacagTCTTTTTGGGGGTTCAGGCTACGTTACATTGGTTAACAGCTGTGATCCACAAACAAAACTGCGCAAAACCCATTTGAGACACGAGGAGCATAATGAATTGTGGtaaacactttttctttttgtccgtGCCGCAGCTTCGCAGTGAACGTCGGCTCCTCTGACCAGGACATCGTGATGCACATCAACCCTCGTTTCAACGCCCACGGAGACGAGAACGCAGTGGTGTGCAACTCTTACATCGGAGGACAGTGGTGTGAGGAGCTCCGTGAGGGGGGCTTTCCTTTCCAGCAAGGAGAGGAGTTCAAGGtgagcaggacaatgtgtgtgtttgtgtgtgttgtgtatccTGACAGGTCTTTGCAGGTCATTCAGAGCCTCAATTTTGCTACTACACGTATTCTATTCCTGCATGATGACTTCAGGACTAATAATTGACCTCAGAAAGATCCATCAGATAAAGTACATTTAGGTAGTAGATGCGATGTGGTGTTAAGTTGTTTAGTTTGAAATATCCAAAACCAAAATACTTCATCCAGGTGCGGATTAGAAGTTCGTATTGTAACGTCTCCATATTgttcccccttttctctccgtTTCCCACCTTCCTCTCTAGATCATCATTGGATTCACCCCTCAGGAGTTCCTGGTGACTTTATCCGATGGCTCCAACATCCACTTCCCCAACCGCATCGGGGCGGAGAAGTACTCCTTCTTGAGCTTTGAGGGGGAGGCTCGCATCACGAGCATTGAGATCAAGTAATCCTGCTCCGTCCCAGGAATCAGGATCAGGTCCCATATAACTCCAGCTTTTAAACTCCTGAGTACCTGCTCATCACGCATTATCGCATTATGCAAGAATTTAGCTTGTTGACATGTGCAGATACGAATCGTAGAACAAATGAAGGATGGATAAGATGCTGTAGTCCCAATGTCGTATGAAGAGCAAGTCGCTTACTGGACATTTTTTGAGT encodes:
- the gtpbp1 gene encoding GTP-binding protein 1 isoform X3, which produces MASLAAAQVPGARPVYNPLEDALAPASIFAPDRGGCGDDAGDESFEDEDLINGMPEGRGVDFTNKQALVSPNGEQYDSLVRQLRDRMEEGCGETIYVVGMGSDGGDWGLDEKDMEASVATVHSMCEQLDADLIPLRERSEAAGLVHDYLIRRRVGELDFLEVRVAVVGNVDAGKSTLLGVLTHGELDNGRGFARQKLFRHKHEMESGRTSSVGNDILGFDQEGQVVNKPDSHGGSLDWTKICEKSSKVITFIDLAGHEKYLKTTVFGMTGHLPDFCMLMVGSNAGIVGMTKEHLGLALALNVPVFVVVTKIDMCPANILQETLKLLQRLLKSPGCRKIPVLVQNKDDVIVTASNFSSERMCPIFQISNVSGENMDLLKMFLNLLSSRTSYRDDQPAEFQIDDTYSVPGVGTVVSGTTLRGLIRLNDTMLLGPDPLGSFITIAVKSIHRKRMPVKEVRGGQTASFALKKIKRSSIRKGMVMVSPKLSPQATWEFEAEILVLHHPTTISPRYQAMVHCGSIRQTATILSMNRDCLRTGDKASVHFRFIKTPEYLHCDQRLVFREGRTKAVGTITKLLHSTNNLPSNSKPPQIKMQSTKRVPLRKEEGTAVAGDDVATIAQPAGPNTTQAPKSGGGGRRRGGQRHKGKGQNSSANSTAAPSSSGTGGC
- the gtpbp1 gene encoding GTP-binding protein 1 isoform X2, producing the protein MASLAAAQVPGARPVYNPLEDALAPASIFAPDRGGCGDDAGDESFEDEDLINGMPEGRGVDFTNKQALVSPNGEQYDSLVRQLRDRMEEGCGETIYVVGMGSDGGDWGLDEKDMEASVATVHSMCEQLDADLIPLRERSEAAGLVHDYLIRRRVGELDFLEVRVAVVGNVDAGKSTLLGVLTHGELDNGRGFARQKLFRHKHEMESGRTSSVGNDILGFDQEGQVVNKPDSHGGSLDWTKICEKSSKVITFIDLAGHEKYLKTTVFGMTGHLPDFCMLMVGSNAGIVGMTKEHLGLALALNVPVFVVVTKIDMCPANILQETLKLLQRLLKSPGCRKIPVLVQNKDDVIVTASNFSSERMCPIFQISNVSGENMDLLKMFLNLLSSRTSYRDDQPAEFQIDDTYSVPGVGTVVSGTTLRGLIRLNDTMLLGPDPLGSFITIAVKSIHRKRMPVKEVRGGQTASFALKKIKRSSIRKGMVMVSPKLSPQATWEFEAEILVLHHPTTISPRYQAMVHCGSIRQTATILSMNRDCLRTGDKASVHFRFIKTPEYLHCDQRLVFREGRTKAVGTITKLLHSTNNLPSNSKPPQIKMQSTKRVPLRKEEGTAVAGDDVATIAQPAGPNTTQAGEGDEDPQIKEGNKENKPKSGGGGRRRGGQRHKGKGQNSSANSTAAPSSSGTGGC
- the gtpbp1 gene encoding GTP-binding protein 1 isoform X1, with the protein product MASLAAAQVPGARPVYNPLEDALAPASIFAPDRGGCGDDAGDESFEDEDLINGMPEGRGVDFTNKQALVSPNGEQYDSLVRQLRDRMEEGCGETIYVVGMGSDGGDWGLDEKDMEASVATVHSMCEQLDADLIPLRERSEAAGLVHDYLIRRRVGELDFLEVRVAVVGNVDAGKSTLLGVLTHGELDNGRGFARQKLFRHKHEMESGRTSSVGNDILGFDQEGQVVNKPDSHGGSLDWTKICEKSSKVITFIDLAGHEKYLKTTVFGMTGHLPDFCMLMVGSNAGIVGMTKEHLGLALALNVPVFVVVTKIDMCPANILQETLKLLQRLLKSPGCRKIPVLVQNKDDVIVTASNFSSERMCPIFQISNVSGENMDLLKMFLNLLSSRTSYRDDQPAEFQIDDTYSVPGVGTVVSGTTLRGLIRLNDTMLLGPDPLGSFITIAVKSIHRKRMPVKEVRGGQTASFALKKIKRSSIRKGMVMVSPKLSPQATWEFEAEILVLHHPTTISPRYQAMVHCGSIRQTATILSMNRDCLRTGDKASVHFRFIKTPEYLHCDQRLVFREGRTKAVGTITKLLHSTNNLPSNSKPPQIKMQSTKRVPLRKEEGTAVAGDDVATIAQPAGPNTTQAGEGDEDPQIKEGNKENKVKWVNLKTSRNNGSVFVLRKQDSGAGTSAVLIRFDVLKVGWCLLNVSISCSFWVLAADSWFQLVPINWMTGLN
- the lgals2a gene encoding lectin, galactoside-binding, soluble, 2a, which gives rise to MKDMLVKNMSFKVGQTLTLVGVAKPDATNFAVNVGSSDQDIVMHINPRFNAHGDENAVVCNSYIGGQWCEELREGGFPFQQGEEFKIIIGFTPQEFLVTLSDGSNIHFPNRIGAEKYSFLSFEGEARITSIEIK